In Microbulbifer celer, a single window of DNA contains:
- a CDS encoding RipA family octameric membrane protein, translated as MLPTLNEQQYLCEHYRFNAEQRLKVFNFFVVLSMFADGGVFAAVEKEFHPLILILLGGFVVIVSAVFWLVDARSRQLLNLTVPGLKALEQHFSEEARIFARDSRSHGRIVRYTFAFRALIMGQLLFGGAVVAFGFFSLFSIS; from the coding sequence ATGTTGCCAACCCTGAATGAACAGCAGTACCTGTGTGAGCACTATCGCTTCAATGCGGAGCAGCGGCTCAAGGTGTTCAATTTTTTTGTCGTACTGTCCATGTTTGCCGATGGCGGTGTCTTTGCCGCGGTGGAAAAAGAGTTTCACCCGCTGATCCTGATACTTCTGGGCGGATTTGTGGTCATTGTTTCCGCCGTTTTCTGGCTGGTGGATGCCCGCAGTCGCCAGTTGCTCAATCTCACCGTCCCCGGGCTCAAGGCCCTGGAGCAGCACTTTTCCGAAGAGGCGCGTATTTTTGCCCGCGACAGCCGCAGTCACGGGCGCATAGTCCGTTACACGTTTGCGTTTCGCGCATTGATTATGGGCCAGTTACTGTTCGGTGGGGCCGTGGTGGCATTTGGATTTTTCAGCCTGTTTTCAATCTCATGA
- a CDS encoding histone deacetylase family protein produces MATVGFFTSPTCNLHDMGDDHPECPARLDAIQDQLLSSGMEYVLRFFDAPEATRAQLELVHTPAYVESIFARAPQEGLEVLDEDTRMCPQSLTAALHAAGAAVDAVDKVIAGDVNTAFCSVRPPGHHAERDKAMGFCLFNNIAIAAAYARQQYGLERVAILDFDVHHGNGTEDFVAGREGYLLCSSFQSPYYPFSGTGELPENIVNTPLEAGAEGAALRSLVEEIWLPALEKFQPQMLFISAGFDGHIEDPMAQLRFREEDYQWVTDRLRAFADKHCEGRIVSALEGGYALSALGRSVVSHLKGLIGS; encoded by the coding sequence ATGGCCACCGTTGGATTTTTTACCAGCCCCACCTGCAATCTCCACGATATGGGCGACGACCATCCGGAGTGTCCCGCGCGTCTCGACGCGATTCAGGACCAGTTACTCAGCAGCGGGATGGAATATGTGCTGCGTTTCTTTGACGCCCCCGAAGCTACGCGCGCGCAACTGGAGCTGGTGCATACCCCCGCTTACGTAGAATCGATTTTTGCCCGCGCACCGCAGGAAGGGCTCGAGGTGCTCGACGAGGATACGCGCATGTGTCCGCAGTCGCTGACCGCGGCGCTGCACGCCGCCGGCGCCGCGGTGGATGCTGTGGATAAAGTGATTGCCGGTGACGTCAACACCGCGTTCTGCTCCGTACGCCCCCCGGGTCATCACGCGGAGCGCGACAAGGCTATGGGCTTCTGCCTGTTCAACAACATTGCCATCGCCGCTGCCTATGCCCGCCAGCAGTACGGCCTGGAACGGGTGGCGATTCTCGACTTCGATGTCCACCACGGCAACGGCACCGAGGACTTTGTTGCCGGTCGCGAGGGCTACCTGCTCTGCTCCAGCTTCCAGTCCCCCTACTATCCTTTTAGCGGTACCGGTGAATTGCCGGAAAATATCGTCAACACACCGCTCGAGGCCGGTGCGGAAGGCGCCGCACTGCGCAGTCTGGTAGAGGAAATCTGGCTTCCCGCGCTGGAAAAGTTCCAGCCACAGATGCTGTTCATCTCTGCCGGCTTCGATGGGCATATCGAAGACCCCATGGCGCAGCTGCGATTCCGTGAAGAGGATTACCAGTGGGTAACCGACCGGCTGCGGGCGTTCGCGGATAAACACTGTGAGGGGCGGATCGTTTCAGCGCTGGAAGGCGGATATGCGCTGTCCGCGCTGGGGCGCAGTGTCGTCTCTCACCTCAAGGGCCTGATAGGAAGCTAG
- a CDS encoding universal stress protein, producing MQNILVILDKPKHEQIALQRALELTQKTSGGAVDGSKVQLHLVSFVYEPLQWLPFMSESAKLITEQIQNDRSAWMERLKEKYTLPENTRTEVLWHHDIPEWVDEYLDKTPCDLVLKTAQKQFGSGGFGSIDWRLIERSAVPLWIAVSTPWIKRDRIVAALDPALENSLHRDLNQRVLKLGGALAESLDADIEAVACVPAPDVVKDLDAFREGTGALLTAIDELVADSGVSCRKVHFETGKPAAEVNRIVDRNKARLILVGRGVRKGARRFLLGNTAERILGRSNTDVLVVP from the coding sequence ATGCAGAACATTCTCGTCATCCTCGACAAACCCAAGCACGAACAGATCGCGCTGCAGCGGGCGTTGGAACTGACGCAAAAAACCTCCGGTGGTGCCGTCGATGGCAGCAAAGTCCAGCTGCACCTGGTCAGCTTTGTCTACGAGCCCCTGCAGTGGCTGCCATTTATGAGCGAGTCGGCCAAGCTCATCACCGAACAGATCCAGAACGACCGCAGCGCCTGGATGGAGCGGCTCAAAGAAAAATATACCCTGCCGGAAAATACCCGCACCGAAGTACTCTGGCACCACGATATACCCGAATGGGTAGACGAGTACCTCGACAAGACCCCCTGCGATCTCGTACTCAAAACCGCGCAGAAACAATTTGGTTCAGGTGGCTTCGGCTCCATAGACTGGCGCCTTATCGAACGCAGTGCTGTGCCACTGTGGATCGCCGTCAGTACCCCCTGGATCAAGCGCGATCGCATCGTCGCCGCCCTGGACCCGGCGCTGGAAAATTCCCTGCATCGGGATCTCAACCAGCGTGTGCTGAAACTGGGCGGAGCCCTTGCTGAATCGCTGGATGCAGATATCGAAGCCGTTGCCTGTGTCCCGGCCCCCGATGTGGTCAAGGACCTGGACGCCTTCCGCGAAGGCACCGGCGCTCTGCTTACCGCGATTGATGAACTGGTCGCAGACAGCGGCGTATCCTGCCGCAAAGTTCACTTTGAAACCGGCAAGCCGGCGGCGGAAGTGAACCGTATCGTCGACCGCAACAAGGCGCGGCTGATTCTGGTGGGGCGCGGTGTGCGCAAGGGGGCCAGGCGATTCCTGCTCGGCAACACCGCCGAGCGGATACTGGGGCGATCCAATACCGATGTGCTGGTCGTTCCCTGA
- a CDS encoding PadR family transcriptional regulator: protein MSLRFAVLTLLDIEPGSGYDLKRRFERSVIHFWSASHQQMYRELHKLHGEGLLDCAEQPQEGRPDKKIYSLTDAGRDTLRTLATAPASTQKIRDPFLLQLFAGHHLPPAQLRAELERHLAEHRALLETYEAQNARFYKRPPEQRQRLWLAHQPLVLGIATEKTWINWAEQLLARLESEEAG from the coding sequence ATGTCGTTGCGATTTGCCGTGCTTACCCTGCTGGATATCGAACCGGGCAGCGGATACGACCTGAAACGCCGGTTCGAGCGCAGCGTGATTCACTTCTGGAGCGCCAGCCACCAGCAGATGTACCGCGAGCTGCACAAGCTCCATGGCGAAGGGTTACTGGACTGTGCCGAACAGCCCCAGGAAGGAAGACCGGACAAGAAGATCTACAGCCTGACAGACGCCGGCCGTGACACCCTCAGAACACTGGCCACTGCTCCCGCCTCCACCCAGAAAATCCGCGATCCCTTCCTGCTGCAACTGTTCGCCGGACACCACCTGCCGCCGGCACAACTGCGTGCGGAGCTTGAGCGACACCTGGCAGAGCACCGGGCTCTACTGGAAACCTACGAGGCCCAGAACGCACGCTTTTACAAGCGACCGCCGGAGCAGCGGCAACGGCTGTGGCTCGCCCACCAGCCGCTGGTGCTGGGGATCGCCACAGAGAAGACCTGGATAAATTGGGCCGAGCAATTGCTGGCCCGGCTGGAAAGCGAAGAAGCGGGATAG
- a CDS encoding bifunctional acetyl-CoA hydrolase/transferase family protein/GNAT family N-acetyltransferase yields the protein MSSLTHPKTNAPLSWDQLLKSGCRIFLGSHAAVPTALMEDLIANSRGLNDIQVTQVFTLSDNIWADRKYAELFTVNALYIGGTAIRNAVAEGRADYTPTFLSEVPKLFSDHVLPLDAALITVSPPDELGYCSLGVSVDVVSSAVKNATTVIAQINPCMPRTNGHTFIHRDQIDAWMTAENPIPESPPPEMDQAVEQIGQYVSLLVENGTTLQIGMGKVHDAVLRYLGNHKDLGVHSEMMSDGIARLMKSGVINNRKKTFHKGKTITSYCMGSKMLYDFVDGNPHVELYPAEHVSSPVKIARNDKMVAINSAIEVDLTGQVVSDSIGRLLYSGIGGQVDFIRGAALSKGGKPIIALPSTARDKDGKLISRIVASLTPGSGVVTSRAHVHYVVTEYGIASLRGKSVRERTLEMIRIAHPDFRRELLEKVREFYWVPEYQEQAPTTVPELGAVEQKRYTFGGIKYTLRPLRPADERRLQEFFYTHNKETLMMRYNHHVTQMSREKSCSLVSVDQRRDLALCFVDNDGGREVIQGVGRYYFYAANNSCEVAFVIKESRRGKGIATTLLKEMEAVARKRGIDKMFACVRRDNKPMLAIFENSGFVARPGDSMDELYLELDLSSAPDKD from the coding sequence ATGTCATCCCTGACGCATCCAAAAACCAATGCCCCCCTCAGCTGGGATCAGCTGCTGAAAAGCGGCTGCCGGATCTTCCTCGGCTCCCACGCCGCCGTGCCCACCGCACTGATGGAGGACCTGATTGCCAACAGCCGCGGCCTCAACGACATCCAGGTCACCCAGGTCTTCACCCTGTCCGACAATATCTGGGCCGACCGCAAATACGCCGAACTGTTTACCGTCAACGCCCTCTACATCGGCGGCACCGCCATTCGCAACGCCGTGGCGGAGGGGCGCGCGGACTACACCCCGACATTTCTCTCCGAAGTGCCCAAACTGTTCAGCGACCACGTACTGCCACTGGATGCCGCGCTGATCACAGTAAGCCCGCCGGATGAACTGGGTTACTGCTCGCTGGGCGTGAGTGTCGACGTGGTTTCCTCCGCGGTAAAAAATGCCACCACCGTGATTGCCCAGATCAATCCGTGCATGCCCCGTACCAACGGCCACACCTTTATCCACCGCGACCAGATCGACGCCTGGATGACCGCCGAGAATCCCATTCCCGAATCGCCGCCACCGGAAATGGATCAGGCGGTGGAGCAGATCGGGCAGTATGTATCTCTGCTGGTGGAAAACGGGACGACCCTGCAGATCGGTATGGGCAAGGTGCACGACGCCGTGCTGCGCTATCTCGGCAACCACAAAGACCTGGGCGTCCACTCGGAAATGATGTCCGACGGCATCGCGCGGCTGATGAAAAGTGGCGTGATCAACAACCGCAAGAAAACCTTTCACAAAGGCAAAACCATCACCAGCTACTGCATGGGCTCGAAGATGCTGTACGACTTTGTCGACGGCAATCCCCATGTGGAGCTGTATCCCGCAGAGCACGTCAGTTCGCCGGTAAAAATTGCCCGCAATGACAAGATGGTGGCGATCAACAGTGCGATTGAGGTCGACCTGACCGGGCAGGTGGTTTCCGACTCTATCGGAAGATTGCTGTACAGCGGTATCGGCGGCCAGGTGGACTTTATCCGCGGCGCGGCGCTCAGCAAGGGTGGCAAGCCGATCATCGCATTGCCGTCTACCGCAAGGGATAAAGATGGCAAACTGATCTCCCGTATCGTTGCCTCACTCACTCCCGGCAGCGGCGTGGTCACCTCGCGTGCCCATGTGCATTACGTCGTTACCGAATACGGCATCGCCTCCCTGCGCGGGAAGAGTGTGCGCGAACGCACCCTGGAAATGATCCGCATTGCCCACCCGGATTTCCGCCGCGAACTGCTGGAAAAAGTGCGCGAGTTTTACTGGGTGCCGGAGTATCAGGAGCAGGCCCCCACCACGGTGCCAGAGCTGGGGGCGGTGGAACAGAAGCGCTACACCTTTGGTGGTATCAAATATACATTGCGCCCCCTGCGCCCCGCCGATGAGCGCAGGCTGCAGGAGTTTTTCTACACCCACAACAAAGAAACCCTGATGATGCGTTACAACCACCATGTAACGCAGATGTCGCGGGAGAAATCCTGCAGCCTGGTAAGCGTCGATCAGCGCCGGGACCTGGCCCTGTGCTTTGTCGATAACGACGGCGGGCGCGAAGTGATTCAGGGCGTGGGACGATACTATTTTTACGCGGCGAACAACAGTTGTGAAGTGGCCTTCGTGATCAAGGAGAGCCGCCGCGGCAAAGGTATTGCCACCACTCTGTTGAAGGAGATGGAAGCGGTGGCGCGCAAGCGCGGCATCGACAAGATGTTTGCCTGCGTACGTCGCGATAACAAACCCATGCTCGCAATCTTCGAAAACAGTGGTTTTGTTGCCCGCCCCGGCGACAGTATGGATGAACTGTATCTGGAGCTGGATCTCTCCAGCGCACCTGACAAGGACTGA
- the panD gene encoding aspartate 1-decarboxylase, whose product MQIEMLKGKLHMAAVTQAELWYDGSCAIDEDLVELAGLREFEKIDIYNVSNGERFHTYVILAERGSGIISMNGAAARRVQVGDRIIIAAYGQMSEAEADTFKPKLVYLDAQNRVERSTNTIPVQMSEPV is encoded by the coding sequence ATGCAAATCGAGATGCTGAAGGGCAAGCTGCATATGGCGGCGGTTACGCAGGCGGAGCTCTGGTACGACGGTTCCTGTGCGATTGATGAAGATCTGGTGGAGCTTGCGGGGTTACGCGAGTTCGAGAAAATCGATATTTATAACGTTTCCAACGGTGAGCGTTTTCACACTTATGTAATTCTGGCCGAGCGTGGTTCGGGCATCATTTCCATGAACGGCGCGGCGGCGCGTCGGGTGCAGGTTGGGGATCGGATTATTATTGCGGCTTACGGACAGATGTCGGAAGCCGAGGCCGATACGTTCAAGCCGAAGTTGGTTTATCTGGATGCGCAGAATCGGGTTGAGCGGAGTACCAATACTATTCCTGTGCAGATGTCTGAGCCTGTTTGA
- a CDS encoding VOC family protein: protein MLDYVALTIHDYQRSKSFYQAALAPLGYELVLEISEWAGFGWGDKPDLLIRGGSSTTPNLRIAFRAEDRETVHNFYREALAAGGKDDGAPALRPEYDDDYFSARVLDPDGHRIEVVCHIPEDAFE, encoded by the coding sequence ATGCTCGATTATGTCGCCCTCACCATCCATGACTATCAACGCAGTAAATCCTTCTATCAGGCGGCCTTGGCACCGTTGGGCTACGAGCTGGTGCTGGAGATCAGTGAGTGGGCCGGGTTTGGCTGGGGTGACAAGCCGGATTTATTGATCCGCGGCGGCAGTAGCACCACGCCGAATCTGCGTATTGCCTTTCGCGCAGAGGACCGGGAAACGGTACACAACTTCTACCGCGAGGCGCTGGCTGCCGGCGGCAAGGACGATGGTGCGCCTGCGCTGCGTCCGGAATACGACGACGACTATTTCAGTGCGCGGGTGCTGGACCCGGATGGCCACCGTATCGAGGTGGTCTGTCATATTCCGGAAGATGCTTTTGAGTAG
- a CDS encoding response regulator — protein MLSGVVALGALFGLVVMRARVRTVEHASATQVADLQVENAKLFRQLQTRVHELIARDKQLDEFRASKEQLVEEHLDFLSITGHRLHKPLETLVSTMNLLVRGTEGEVRQLAEAAQGQCRLLRSSIEDIQRAAQATPAAPGSAIADELQKLEILLIENDSHPTLRTRLEAHGHRVRRETNGVDGAEAALQGNFDLVLVDVRLPLIDGLETARKIRGDQANESLLIFGMVDKPSEGDRERYMARGLSGILPLPASDVHLLQLLGWVDEKNRSEESKGKPARVAKLLNASTLERQRDTLGHLAFAELLGDRLANLPKKITAFTSALTGRHWLDAQHQAQAIAGQAESVGLELVASRLRALSARLSIDSERDYCRHQRTEILTLMRNSIVQLKAWREKNVHTQWALS, from the coding sequence GTGCTCTCAGGAGTAGTCGCTCTGGGAGCGTTGTTCGGCCTGGTCGTGATGCGGGCGAGAGTCCGAACTGTCGAGCACGCCAGTGCCACCCAGGTTGCAGATTTGCAGGTGGAAAATGCCAAGCTGTTTCGCCAGCTTCAAACCCGGGTGCATGAGCTGATTGCACGGGATAAACAGCTGGATGAGTTTCGGGCATCAAAAGAACAGTTGGTGGAAGAGCATCTGGACTTTCTGTCCATAACCGGCCACCGGTTGCACAAACCGCTGGAAACATTGGTCAGCACCATGAACCTGCTGGTGCGCGGAACGGAGGGCGAGGTCCGTCAATTGGCGGAGGCCGCGCAAGGCCAGTGTCGTCTGTTGCGTAGCAGTATTGAGGATATCCAGCGGGCCGCGCAGGCGACTCCTGCCGCACCGGGAAGTGCGATTGCCGATGAGCTGCAGAAACTGGAAATTCTACTGATCGAAAACGACTCTCATCCCACTTTGCGTACCCGACTGGAGGCCCACGGACATCGTGTACGGCGGGAGACCAATGGTGTGGATGGTGCCGAGGCAGCCCTACAGGGTAATTTCGACCTGGTGTTGGTAGATGTGCGCCTGCCATTGATTGATGGTCTCGAAACTGCACGCAAGATTCGTGGAGACCAGGCCAATGAATCTCTGTTGATATTCGGAATGGTCGACAAGCCATCAGAAGGCGATCGTGAGCGTTATATGGCACGTGGCCTCAGCGGAATCCTGCCGTTACCAGCGAGTGATGTTCATCTACTGCAATTGCTCGGTTGGGTCGACGAAAAGAATCGCAGCGAAGAGAGCAAGGGCAAGCCGGCGCGGGTGGCGAAGCTGTTGAATGCATCGACGCTTGAGCGCCAGCGCGATACGCTTGGGCACCTCGCTTTCGCCGAGCTGCTGGGGGATCGCCTGGCCAACCTGCCCAAAAAAATAACCGCTTTCACCAGCGCTCTGACCGGCCGTCACTGGCTGGATGCCCAGCACCAGGCACAGGCCATTGCCGGCCAGGCGGAGAGTGTGGGGTTGGAGTTGGTAGCCAGCCGGCTGCGGGCGCTGTCGGCACGACTGTCCATCGACAGTGAGCGCGATTACTGTCGTCATCAACGCACCGAGATCCTGACATTGATGCGCAACTCCATCGTGCAGCTGAAGGCTTGGCGAGAAAAGAATGTGCACACACAGTGGGCATTGAGTTGA
- the acs gene encoding acetate--CoA ligase, producing MSEVHTHPVPEAFAAEALVRDEDYQCMYRQSVEDPQAFWSQQANDFLHWSKPFTKVVEEDLSKGHAAWFADGELNVSVNCIDRHLPARADQTAFIWEGDDPADSKHITYRELHQQVCRLANLLKARGVNKGDRVCIYMPMIPEAAYAMLACARIGAVHSVVFGGFSPDSLKDRILDSDCRLVITADEGVRGGRKVPLKANVDKALANCPDVHTAIVVKRTGANIDWDSKRDIWYEESVAEQGTECEPEAMNAEDPLFILYTSGSTGKPKGVLHTTAGYLLMSTMTFKYAFDYKEGDVFWCTADVGWITGHSYIVYGPLAAGAISLMFEGVPTYPDASRCWQVVEKHKVNTFYTAPTAIRALMGAGDDFVTKCDRSSLKLLGTVGEPINPEAWEWYYEVVGEKRCPIVDTWWQTETGAHLITPLPGATDLKPGSATRPFFGVQPALLDEKGQEIEGEGEGALAMKASWPSMIRSVYGDHQRMIDTYFSTFPGYYFTGDGARRDGDGYYWITGRIDDVLNVSGHRLGTAEIESAIVLHEDTAEAAVVGYPHDIKGQGIYCYVTLKNGREPSEELRKELIDLCVQEIGPIAKPDIIQWAPGLPKTRSGKIMRRILRKIASNELDSLGDTSTLADPSVVDELVDHRVNK from the coding sequence ATGTCTGAAGTGCACACCCATCCGGTGCCCGAAGCTTTTGCTGCGGAAGCCCTCGTACGCGACGAGGACTACCAGTGCATGTACCGCCAGTCTGTGGAAGATCCACAGGCATTCTGGTCGCAACAGGCCAACGATTTTCTGCACTGGAGCAAACCTTTCACCAAAGTGGTGGAAGAGGATCTGAGCAAAGGTCACGCCGCCTGGTTTGCCGACGGCGAACTGAATGTTTCCGTCAACTGTATCGATCGCCACCTGCCCGCGCGCGCGGATCAGACCGCATTTATCTGGGAAGGCGACGATCCCGCCGACAGCAAGCACATCACCTACCGCGAGTTGCACCAGCAGGTGTGCCGCCTGGCCAACCTGCTCAAGGCGCGCGGGGTGAACAAGGGCGATCGCGTGTGTATCTATATGCCGATGATCCCCGAAGCCGCCTACGCCATGCTGGCCTGTGCCCGTATCGGCGCGGTGCACTCCGTGGTATTCGGCGGTTTCTCGCCGGACTCCCTCAAGGACCGGATTCTCGACTCCGACTGCCGTTTAGTCATCACCGCGGACGAAGGCGTGCGCGGCGGCCGCAAGGTGCCACTGAAAGCCAATGTGGACAAGGCGCTCGCCAACTGCCCGGACGTGCACACCGCCATTGTGGTCAAGCGTACCGGCGCCAATATCGATTGGGACAGCAAGCGCGACATCTGGTACGAAGAGTCCGTTGCCGAGCAGGGCACCGAGTGTGAACCGGAAGCGATGAATGCGGAAGACCCGCTGTTTATCCTCTATACCTCCGGCTCCACCGGCAAACCAAAAGGGGTGCTGCACACCACCGCTGGCTACCTGCTGATGTCCACCATGACCTTCAAATACGCCTTCGATTACAAGGAAGGCGATGTGTTCTGGTGTACCGCCGATGTGGGCTGGATTACCGGCCACAGTTATATCGTCTACGGCCCGCTGGCGGCCGGCGCCATCTCACTGATGTTCGAAGGCGTGCCCACCTATCCGGATGCGTCGCGCTGCTGGCAGGTGGTGGAAAAGCACAAGGTGAACACCTTCTACACCGCGCCTACCGCCATTCGCGCGCTGATGGGCGCCGGTGACGATTTCGTTACCAAGTGCGACCGCAGCTCCCTGAAACTGCTGGGTACCGTGGGCGAGCCGATCAACCCGGAAGCCTGGGAATGGTATTACGAGGTGGTGGGCGAGAAGCGCTGCCCGATCGTGGACACCTGGTGGCAGACCGAAACCGGCGCCCACCTGATTACCCCACTGCCCGGCGCCACCGACCTCAAACCCGGCTCCGCCACCCGTCCGTTCTTCGGGGTACAGCCTGCGCTGCTGGACGAAAAAGGCCAGGAAATCGAGGGCGAAGGTGAGGGTGCCCTGGCCATGAAAGCCAGCTGGCCAAGCATGATCCGCAGTGTGTACGGCGATCACCAGCGCATGATCGATACCTACTTCTCCACTTTCCCCGGTTACTACTTCACCGGTGACGGCGCGCGCCGCGATGGGGACGGCTACTACTGGATTACCGGGCGTATCGACGACGTGTTGAACGTTTCCGGTCACCGCCTGGGTACCGCCGAAATCGAAAGTGCCATCGTGCTGCACGAAGATACCGCAGAGGCGGCGGTGGTGGGTTATCCACACGATATCAAGGGCCAGGGCATCTACTGTTACGTGACCCTGAAGAACGGTCGCGAGCCTTCCGAAGAACTGCGCAAGGAGCTGATTGATCTGTGTGTGCAGGAAATCGGCCCCATCGCCAAGCCGGATATCATCCAGTGGGCCCCCGGGCTGCCGAAAACCCGCTCCGGCAAAATCATGCGTCGTATCCTGCGCAAGATTGCCAGTAACGAGCTGGACTCCCTTGGTGATACTTCCACTCTTGCTGACCCATCTGTGGTGGACGAGTTGGTGGACCACCGGGTCAATAAGTAA
- a CDS encoding GNAT family N-acetyltransferase, whose amino-acid sequence MCFRWLTENDLPALQKIFSQPQVVRFMSTEPQQDESQARAYLQSIRDGFASGDLYQWGLEYRGDIVGTSTLAGIERDNHHAEIGFALSPEYWGKGLMRRAIPAVLGFAFERLGLRRITADVDPRNTPSLRLLAALGFQEEGLLRQRYEHMGEIQDALILGLLRDDWTRDNGF is encoded by the coding sequence ATGTGTTTTCGTTGGTTGACGGAAAATGACCTGCCAGCACTGCAGAAGATATTTTCCCAGCCGCAGGTGGTGCGGTTTATGTCTACCGAACCGCAGCAGGATGAGTCCCAGGCGCGTGCCTATCTGCAGTCAATCCGCGATGGTTTTGCCAGTGGCGATCTGTACCAGTGGGGTCTCGAGTATCGCGGCGACATTGTAGGGACCTCGACTCTGGCGGGTATTGAGCGCGATAACCACCATGCGGAAATCGGCTTTGCACTGTCGCCGGAATACTGGGGCAAGGGTCTTATGCGGCGTGCTATTCCGGCTGTGCTCGGCTTTGCTTTTGAACGGCTGGGCCTGCGACGGATTACCGCAGATGTGGATCCGCGCAACACACCATCGCTGCGATTACTGGCCGCACTGGGATTCCAGGAAGAGGGACTATTGCGCCAGCGTTATGAGCATATGGGTGAAATTCAGGACGCGCTGATTCTCGGCCTGTTGCGGGATGACTGGACACGCGATAACGGCTTTTAA
- the alaE gene encoding L-alanine exporter AlaE encodes MSCQPLSQSTDAIPVSPPVMVLEEDHSAPAERVSGDSASASRTSRRGEWLLDVFAMNSFSWAIAIPIEVVLAGMSWREHLKVRLLAVLFNTVIARPFSLYRNWVVGRCGQGGVLHNYAVDTFVFLSFQLPLYASNMVLGGASSMEILTASGTFVLLAGAMGRPYGFYLDSLRRLWDKRSECGRSLPGECDTPDS; translated from the coding sequence ATGTCGTGCCAGCCGTTGTCCCAGAGCACTGATGCCATCCCGGTCTCCCCTCCTGTCATGGTGCTGGAAGAGGATCATTCCGCCCCCGCCGAGCGGGTTTCTGGTGACAGCGCTTCTGCTTCGCGAACGTCTCGCCGTGGCGAATGGCTGCTCGACGTCTTCGCCATGAACAGCTTTTCCTGGGCGATTGCGATCCCGATCGAAGTGGTACTGGCGGGTATGAGCTGGCGCGAGCATCTCAAAGTGCGCCTGTTGGCGGTATTGTTCAACACGGTGATCGCTCGCCCTTTCAGCCTCTATCGCAACTGGGTCGTAGGCCGCTGTGGCCAGGGGGGTGTTCTGCACAACTATGCTGTGGATACTTTTGTGTTCCTGAGCTTTCAGTTACCGCTGTACGCCTCCAACATGGTGCTGGGTGGCGCCTCATCTATGGAAATACTCACAGCCAGTGGCACTTTTGTATTGCTTGCCGGCGCCATGGGCCGCCCCTATGGATTCTATCTCGACAGCCTGCGCCGTCTTTGGGATAAGCGATCTGAATGTGGCAGGTCGCTCCCCGGCGAATGTGACACACCGGACTCCTGA
- the panC gene encoding pantoate--beta-alanine ligase translates to MQVFHHVASLREALNQARRDGKTIGFVPTMGNLHDAHIELVKLAQQSCDVVVVSIFVNRLQFGLNEDWDTYPRTMQNDMARLRAAECDFLFHPEESEIYPNGMDQQTRVVCPAMTDVLCGASRPGHFEGVTTVVAKLFNIVQPHKAVFGIKDFQQLAVIRRMVEDLCIPVEIVAAPVHREDDGLAMSSRNGYLTEEERPKVAVLNQSLNWARAEIENGRRDFMALEDEAKARIEQAGFKVDYFSICNSKDLQPAAHDDREITLLGAMYTSGARLIDNVSLSM, encoded by the coding sequence ATGCAAGTTTTTCACCACGTGGCCAGCCTGCGCGAGGCGCTGAATCAGGCCCGTCGCGATGGCAAGACCATCGGTTTCGTGCCCACTATGGGCAATCTCCACGACGCCCATATCGAGCTGGTCAAACTGGCGCAGCAGTCCTGTGATGTGGTGGTGGTCTCGATCTTCGTCAACCGCTTGCAATTCGGCCTGAATGAAGACTGGGACACCTATCCGCGCACCATGCAGAACGACATGGCGAGGCTGCGCGCGGCGGAGTGTGATTTCCTGTTCCACCCCGAGGAGAGTGAGATCTACCCCAACGGTATGGATCAGCAGACCCGAGTGGTGTGCCCGGCCATGACCGATGTGCTGTGTGGCGCCAGTCGGCCGGGTCACTTCGAGGGAGTGACCACGGTGGTGGCGAAGCTGTTCAATATCGTGCAGCCGCACAAGGCGGTATTCGGGATCAAGGATTTCCAGCAACTGGCGGTGATCCGCCGCATGGTGGAAGACCTGTGCATTCCGGTGGAAATCGTGGCGGCGCCGGTACATCGGGAAGACGATGGCCTGGCGATGAGTTCCCGCAACGGTTATCTGACCGAGGAGGAGCGCCCCAAGGTGGCGGTGCTGAACCAATCGTTGAACTGGGCACGCGCGGAAATCGAGAATGGCCGCCGGGATTTTATGGCGCTGGAAGATGAGGCGAAGGCGCGGATCGAGCAGGCAGGTTTCAAGGTGGATTATTTCTCCATCTGTAACAGCAAAGATCTGCAGCCGGCGGCCCACGATGACCGTGAGATCACCTTGCTGGGCGCCATGTACACCAGCGGTGCGCGTCTGATTGATAATGTTTCCCTGAGTATGTAG